Below is a genomic region from Lysobacter terrestris.
CGACCGTGTCGGGCAGCAGCATGCGGTTGAGCCAGCTGTGGATCACGCCGTCGCCCGGGCGCAGCGCGATGCCGCCGCGATTGCTGATGAAGGCCGGCAGCTCGTGGTGCGTCTTGACGTCGACCGGCTTCGGGTAGGCGGCGGTGTGGCAGAACGACTGCATGACGAGGTCGGCCGAGAAGCCCAGGCACGCCAGGTCCTTCAGTTCGTCGCGCGTCATCGGACCGGTGGTGTCCTGCGAGCCCACCGAGGTCATCTTCGGTTCGCAGTAGGTGCCCGGACGGATGCCCTGGCCTTCGGCCAGACCGCAGGCGCGGCCGACCATCTTCTGCGCCAGCGAATAACCCTTGCCGGTGTCGGCCGGATTCTGCGGCAGGCGGAACAGCGTTGATGCCGGCAGGCCCAGCGCTTCACGCGCCTTCGCGGTGAGGCCGCGGCCGACGATCAACGGAATGCGGCCACCGGCACGCACTTCGTCGAACAGCACGTCGGACTTCACCGCGAACTCGGCGATGACCTGGCCGTCCTTGATCGCCTTGCCGTCGTACGGACGCAGCTCGACCATGTCGCCCATGTTCATCTGCGACACGTCGAGTTCGATCGGCAGCGCGCCGGCGTCTTCCATGGTGTTGTAGAAGATCGGCGCGATCTTCGAACCCAGGCACACGCCGCCGAAGCGCTTGTTCGGAATGAACGGAATGTCTTCGCCGGTGAACCACAGCACCGAGTTGGTGGCGGACTTGCGGCTGGAACCGGTACCCACGACGTCGCCGACGTAAGCCACCAGGTGGCCCTTGTCCTTCAGCGATTCGATGAAGGCGACCGGACCGCGCTTGCCGTCTTCTTCCGGGGTGATGCCGTCACGGGCGTTCTTCAGCATCGCCAGCGCGTGCAGCGGGATGTCCGGACGCGTGGTGGCATCGGGGGCCGGCGACAGGTCGTCGGTGTTGGTTTCGCCGGTCACCTTGAAGACGGTGATGGTCATGCTGGCCGGGACTTCCGGCTTGCTGGTGAACCATTCGGCATCGGCCCAGCTCTGCAGCACGGCCTTGGCGTTGGCGTTGCCCTTCTCGGCCTTTTCCTGCACGTCGTGGAAGGCGTCGAACATCAGCAGCGTGTGCTTGAGCGCGTTCGCGGCGACGGCGCCGACCTGGGCGTCGTCCAGCAGTTCGACCAGCGGATGGATGTTGTAGCCGCCGAGCATTGTGCCCAGCAGTTCGGTGGCGCGCTCGCGCGAGATCAGCGCGTTCTTCTCGGTGCCGAACGCGACGGCAGCCAGGTACGAGGCCTTGACCTTGGCGGCGTCATCGACGCCGGCCGGGACGCGGTTGGTGATCAGGTCCAGCAGGAACTGTTCTTCGCCAGCCGGCGGGTTCTTCAGAAGTTCGATGACGTCGGCGGTCTGTTGCGCGGTCAGCGGCAGGGGCGGAATGCCCAGCGCGGCGCGTTCGGCGACGTGTTGGCGGTAAGCAGCAAGCATCAGGAACTCCATGTGTGGCGGTGTTGAAAAGGTTTTCTGGTCAAAGCCGGGTACTCAAGCAGTCGGAACGATCAGCTTGAGTCCCTTGAAATACTGTTTGTAGAAGGCGTCGTCGCGGGTAATCAGGCCGTCGCACTGCAGCAGTGCGTGCGCACCGACCAGGAAGTCCGGCAGCGTCCGCGCCTGTGCCCCGCCCCGCTGGCGGTAACGGCGCTGCATCTCACCCGCGCGCAGCGCCGACTTGGATTCGATGGAACTGAAGCGGATGCTCATTTCCTCCAGCACCGCCAACGCCTCGGCGCCGTCATGCAGCGCGCTGCAGACTTCGGCCAGGGCGACATCGCAGATCACTACGGGGCCGTTGCTCAGGGATTGGCGCAGGCACGCTTCGGCGGCGTCGGCCTGCGGGCCGTCGGCCAGCAGGTCGATCAGCACCGAGGCGTCGATGGCGATCGTGGTGCCGCTCACGCCTCACCCGGTTCTTCGGGTTGGCCCGGTTCGCCCGGCGCGCGGATCGCCCGCATCGCCTGGTCGGTGGAGTCGAAGCCATCGAGCCTGAAGCGGCCGCGTGCGCGGGACACGGCGTCGTCCACGCTCTTGCGCAGGACGATGCGGTTGCCTTCCAGTTCCACCTTGAGCAGCGTGCCCTTGGTCAGGCCCAGCGCGTCACGCACTGCCTTGGGCAGGGTGATCTGCCCTCGTTCGGCGACGGTGGCTTCCATGGACTGGCTCCCGTTCGGTATGCATGAATTTTACATACCTGTCGATTCATACTCAAACGCCGGAGCGCCGAACTGCGACCGGCGTTTCGGCGGCGCTTGGCGCCAGTCACACACGTCACATTTTTGAATTATTTTCTTTAATAACAATGCTTTGCGTGACATTCTGAAACACTGCGGCCAAACTATTCACACGGCCTGCGCCTGAACCGCTCCGACATGTTCATAATCGTCGCGTCATGCCGTACGGCCCCGTCCTGCGGCAGGCGTGCCAGCCCCAGAGGCGCCCCACCTCGCCAGCCGCACCAGAACAAGGAGCCCCCTCATGTCGTTCGACTCCTTCGCCACCCGCGCCCAGCTCGCGGTCAACGGCAAGTCCTACACCTACTTCAGCCTGCCCGAGCTCGGGAAGCGCTTCGACCTGTCGAAGCTGCCGTACTCGATGAAGATCCTGCTCGAGAACCTGTTGCGCCACGAAGACGGCGGCATGACGGTCGGCAAGGAACACATCGAAGCCGTCGCGCAGTGGGATGCGAAGAAGGAACCGGATACCGAGATCGCCTTCATGCCGGCGCGCGTGGTGTTGCAGGACTTCACCGGCGTGCCCTGTGTGGTCGACCTGGCGGCGATGCGCGACGCGGTGGCGAAACTCGGCGGCAGTGCGAAGCAGATCAACCCGCTGATTCCGTCGGAACTGGTGATCGACCACTCGGTGCAGGTCGACGTGTTCGGCCGCGCCGACGCGCTGGAGCTCAACGGCAAGATCGAGTTCGAGCGCAACAAGGAGCGTTACAGCTTCCTGCGCTGGGGCCAGAAAGCGCTGCAGAACTTCAAGGTGGTGCCGCCGAACACCGGCATCGTGCACCAGGTTAACCTGGAGAACCTGGCGCGCGTGGTGATGGAACGTGAGGTCGACGGCGCACTGCAGGCGTTCCCCGACACCGTCTTCGGCACCGACTCGCACACCACCATGATCAACGGCATCGGCGTGCTCGGCTGGGGCGTGGGCGGCATCGAAGCTGAGGCGGCGATGCTGGGCCAGCCCTCGTCGATGCTGATTCCGCAGGTGGTCGGCTTCAAGCTCACCGGCAGGTTGCCGGAAGGCACGACCGCAACCGATCTCGTGCTCACCGTCACCCAGATGCTGCGTGCGCTGGGCGTGGTCGGCAAGTTCGTCGAGTTCTACGGCGACGGCCTGCAGCACTTGCCGCTGGCCGATCGCGCCACCATCGCCAACATGGCGCCCGAATACGGTGCGACCTGCGGCATCTTCCCCATCGATGCCGAGGCGCTGAACTACCTGCGCCTTTCCGGCCGCAGCAACGAACAGATCGCACTGGTCGAGGCCTATGCCAAGGTGCAGGGTCTGTGGCACGAACCCGGCTCGCCGCACGCTAATTACTCCGCGACGCTCGAACTCGACCTCGGCGACGTCAAGCCGTCGCTGGCCGGCCCCAAGCGCCCACAGGACCGCGTGCTGCTGGAGGCGGTGCAGGACAACTTCCTCGTCAACCTCGAAGGCCTGACCGCCAACCGCAAGCCGCGCCGCGAATCGGTCGAACGCCTGATCGGCGAAGGCGGCGACCAGCCGCAGGCCGAGCACCTCGCGGCGAAGCCCAAGTCGAAGATCCGCATCAAGGACCAGGACGCCGACCTGCACGACGGCTCGGTGGTGATCGCGGCGATCACCTCGTGCACCAACACCTCGAACCCGGCGGTGATGCTCGGCGCGGGGCTGCTCGCGCGCAACGCGGTGAAGCTGGGCTTGAAGGCGAAGCCGTGGGTAAAGACCTCGCTCGGCCCGGGCTCGCTGGTGGTGACCGACTACCTGAAGAAGGCCGGCGTGCTCGCCGACCTGGAAAAGCTCGGCTTCTACGTGGTCGGCTACGGCTGCACCACCTGCATCGGCAACTCCGGCCCGCTGCCGGACGAAGTGTCCAAGGGCATCGCGGAGAACGAACTCGTCGTGGCGTCGGTGCTGTCGGGCAACCGCAACTTCGAGGGCCGCGTGCATCCCGAGGTGAAGATGAACTACCTCGCGTCGCCGCCGCTGGTGGTGGCCTACGCGCTGGCGGGCACGGTCGATATCGATCTCACCAACGATCCGATCGGCCACACGGCCGACGGCAAGGATGTCTTCCTGCGCGACATCTGGCCAAGCAACAAGGAAATCGGCGACGTGATTTCCGCGACGGTCGGTCCGGAGCTGTTCGCGCAGAACTACGCCGACGTGTTCAAGGGCGATTCGCGCTGGAACCAGATCGCCTCGCCTGAAGGCGAATCCTTCCGGTGGGACGCTGCGTCGACCTACATCAAGAACCCGCCCTACTTCGACAACATGACCATGCAGGTCGGCACGATCGACGACGTGCATGGCGCGCGCGTGATGGGCCTGTTCGGTGACTCGATCACCACCGACCACATCTCGCCGGCAGGCAACATCAAGAAGGACTCGCCCGCGGGCCGCTACCTGATCGAGCGCGGCGTGCAGCCGGCCGACTTCAACAGCTATGGCTCGCGCCGCGGCAACGACGACGTGATGGTGCGCGGCACCTTCGCCAACATCCGCATCAAGAACCTGATGCTCGGCGGCGAGGAAGGCGGCAACACGCTCTACCACGGCGCGCACGGTGCGACCGAGAAGCTGTCGATCTACGACGCCGCCATGCGCTACCGGGCCGACGGCGTGCCGCTGGTGGTGTTCGCCGGCAAGGAGTACGGCACCGGCTCCTCGCGCGACTGGGCGGCCAAGGGCACGAACCTGCTGGGCGTGAAGGCCGTGGTCGCCGAGAGCTTCGAGCGCATCCACCGCTCCAACCTGGTCGGCATGGGCGTGCTGCCGCTGGCCTTCGGCGACGGCCAGAACGCGCAGAAGCTGGGGCTGGACGGCTCGGAAACCATCGACATCACGGGGCTCGCCGACGGCGCATCGAAGACGGCGACGGTCACGGCGCGCAAGCCGGACGGTCGCGAGATCCGCTT
It encodes:
- the acnB gene encoding bifunctional aconitate hydratase 2/2-methylisocitrate dehydratase; the encoded protein is MLAAYRQHVAERAALGIPPLPLTAQQTADVIELLKNPPAGEEQFLLDLITNRVPAGVDDAAKVKASYLAAVAFGTEKNALISRERATELLGTMLGGYNIHPLVELLDDAQVGAVAANALKHTLLMFDAFHDVQEKAEKGNANAKAVLQSWADAEWFTSKPEVPASMTITVFKVTGETNTDDLSPAPDATTRPDIPLHALAMLKNARDGITPEEDGKRGPVAFIESLKDKGHLVAYVGDVVGTGSSRKSATNSVLWFTGEDIPFIPNKRFGGVCLGSKIAPIFYNTMEDAGALPIELDVSQMNMGDMVELRPYDGKAIKDGQVIAEFAVKSDVLFDEVRAGGRIPLIVGRGLTAKAREALGLPASTLFRLPQNPADTGKGYSLAQKMVGRACGLAEGQGIRPGTYCEPKMTSVGSQDTTGPMTRDELKDLACLGFSADLVMQSFCHTAAYPKPVDVKTHHELPAFISNRGGIALRPGDGVIHSWLNRMLLPDTVGTGGDSHTRFPVGISFPAGSGLVAFAAATGVMPLDMPESVLVRFKGEMQPGVTLRDLVNAIPLAAIKQGLLTVAKQGKKNIFSGRILEIEGLPQLKVEQAFELSDASAERSAAGCTVHLDKAPIIEYINSNITLLKWMIAEGYADPRSLQRRIKAMEAWLANPQLLEGDADAEYAAVIDIDLNEIVEPILACPNDPDDVKTLSDVAGAKIDEVFIGSCMTNIGHFRAAAKLLEGKRDIPTRLWVAPPTKMDASELTKEGHYGTFGTAGARMEMPGCSLCMGNQAQAREGATVFSTSTRNFPNRLGRNTNVYLGSAELAAICSRLGRIPTREEYMADIGVINTQGAEIYRYMNFDQIEEYREVADKVAAA
- a CDS encoding type II toxin-antitoxin system VapC family toxin, with translation MSGTTIAIDASVLIDLLADGPQADAAEACLRQSLSNGPVVICDVALAEVCSALHDGAEALAVLEEMSIRFSSIESKSALRAGEMQRRYRQRGGAQARTLPDFLVGAHALLQCDGLITRDDAFYKQYFKGLKLIVPTA
- a CDS encoding AbrB/MazE/SpoVT family DNA-binding domain-containing protein, whose protein sequence is MEATVAERGQITLPKAVRDALGLTKGTLLKVELEGNRIVLRKSVDDAVSRARGRFRLDGFDSTDQAMRAIRAPGEPGQPEEPGEA